CCATAGCCCTGAGACCATCATCTGAAATGAAAAGCTCGGCATCAGCATCAGCATTTTTGTCTGCTATAATCTTAATAACAATACGGCCGGCATCGTCTCTTGAAAATGCAAACTCATTCAGATGCAGTCCGTAATTACTCATTAAAAATTTAGCAAGCTCTGACTCGCCTTTACTTGTGTAGTTCTTTAAAAGATTCATAATTGTATGGTATCCTTACAGTAAATTCTGTGTATAAGCCCTCTGCAGAATCTACTTCTATAGTACCGTTATGAGCCTCAACAATCATCTGGACAATAGCGAGCCCAAGCCCTGTGCCTTTATGCTTGCCCGATGAGAAAAATGGCTGAAAGAGCTTTGCCAGATGCTCTTTCGGTACGCCTTTGCCAGTATCACGCACCCTGAATACGCAAAAATCGCTATCTTGTTCAGCAGTCAGTCTGACCTTTCCGGAACACCCCAGTGCATCTATCGCATTAGAGACCAGATTAAAGATAACTCTGAAAATCTTGCCCCTGTCCACTTTCATGGTGAGATCATCCAAAGCAGTAACTTCTACAACTATGTCCGTATCTTTAGTCATGATGTTAGCATGCTTAGCTATTTCTGTAAACAGTTCAGAAATTCTGAAAGTTTCAATGTTAATTGTCACACGCTGTCGGGAAAAATCAAGTAGATCCAGAGTCAGCCCGTGGATACGCTTAACCTCGGAATGGATCGCATCTATGTACTCCCGCATCTCAGGATTCAGCCCTTCTTCCATATCCATAAGCTCAAGATAGGACTGCACAATATTCAGAAGATTTTTAATATCGTGGGCAATAGAGGAGTTCAGCATACCCACCACACGCAGATTTTCACTTTTGCGCATGTCTCTGTATATGTTGAAACGCTCAACGCCAAGAGCACACTGAGAGGCTATATATCTGGCTACTTTTACATCTGTTTCGTTAAAATAATCCCCTTCTTTATCCGTAAGATTTAACACACCGAGAACCTTGTCGCTCTTTTTCAGAGGAACAGACATAAATGACGAGGCCTCATAGCCCATCTCTTTGCAGGTTCCCTCAGTGTGATTAACCATAACCTCGACACCTGTTTTAGCAACTTTCCCTGCGATACCTTCGCCGAGACGCAGGCTGACGTCAGAATATTCCACATCAAACCCTGCATGTGCATACATCTTCAGCACATCATCTTCGATAAGCATCAGAGATATCCGTTTAACGTCCAGATACTCCTTCGCTATGTTAATAATTGCCGGCAGGAGATTATGAATCTCAAACATACTGTTCATTTTTTCGGAGATTTCTACAAGAACCTCCAGAAAGTCATTTTTCAATCAAGATACCTCAGAATATTGTATTCCATATCCCTCTGAGCAGGTCTGAAACCGGCTCTGTCTATGGTGTTTTTTATCTCGTCCACACTCATGCGAAAGCTTGCCCCGCAAGCAGCCACAACGTTTTCCTCTATCATCAGTGAACCAAAATCGTTCCCTCCGAAATAAAGGGCAGTCTGCCCGGTCTTCGGTCCCTGTGTAACCCATGATACCTGAATATTAGGTACATTATCAAGGTAAAGACGGCTTATAGCGAGAACACGCAGGTATTCAACTGCTGTAACATGCCCTCCGCCCAGCTCCGTGTTGTCAGGTTGAAAAGGCCACGGAATAAAAGCAGTAAAACCGCCTGAGCTGTCCTGCTGTTTTCGTATTCTGTCCAGATGCTCTATTATCTTTTCCGGTCCGTCCTCTTTCTTAAACATCATAGTAGCTGTCGTCTTCATACCCAGCTTATGCGCTGTATCCATCACAGCCAGCCACTTATCCACAGATATCTTGTTGGGGCTTATCTTTTTGCGCTCCTCGTCTATGAGTATCTCTGCTCCTGCACCGGGAATACTGTCCAGCCCGGCAGCGGTCAGTCTTTTGATTGCCTGCTCAACGCTAAGTCCTGATAATTTAGCTATGTGATGCACCTCCGGAGCAGAAAAGCCGTGCACCCACACACCCAGCTCTTTCATAAAGCGAAGCATATCTTCATAAAATTCTATGGGCAAGTCAGGGTGAAGCCCCCCCTGAAGCAATATCTGTGTACCGCCAAGGGCTTTTGTCTCTTCAATCTTCTGACGAAGAGTATCTTTGTCCATCACATATGCATCTTTATCATCAACACTTCTGTAAAATGCGCAGAAAGAGCATTTACAGGTGCATATATTTGAATAGTTAATATTTCTGTCGATAACGAATGTCACCACACCTTCCGGATGCAGTTCTTTCCTTGCTTCGTCCGCCAGCCTGCCTAATTCCAGCAAGTCAGCGTCTCTCAGCAGTGCTGCCCCTTCATCGAAACTGAGTCTTTTCACTTTGCTACTCCGTTAATTTCTGAGATTTAAAGTCCATTTTACATGTCATATGTACACAATGAAAGTTTTTTCTATTTAAACCCGTTGTAATTATCTCAAACAGGCAATAATATGTGTTATGTTTGAATTTCTCTACTACACAGACACATTTGTAAGCTTTTTGATGGCAGTTGCCCGCATCGGTGCGATACTTTTTACTGTTCCGGTCTTCGGAAGCAATGTCATAAAGCCTCAGATACGTTTTGTGCTGGCAATCCTGATTGCTATGGTCATCTTCCCCTCTTTGGAGGCTATGCCTTATGGAAACCTCCCCACCGGCATCATAATAGTAATGGTCTTCAAAGAGATACTTGTAGGAGTATGCATTGGTATTCTTTCTAATTTCCTTTTCATCGGAGCACAGCTTGGGGGGCAGATAGTTGGTCTGCAGATGGGATTCAGCGTTGTTAACGTTATGGATCCTCAGTCAAATACACAGCTTTCCATCATCTCGTCATTTCTTAACATAGGAATGCTCCTTTTCTTTATTGCGGTAGGCGGACATTACCTTGTTTTGGGTGCCATTGCCGAATCATTTCGGTCTATCCCCATAGGCGGAGCAGAGATCAACCCCATCGCATTTAACTACATAGCAAAGCTTTTTTCTTATATATTTCTGATAGCCATCAAAATTATGGCTCCTGCTATCATAACTCTCCTTATCTTCTCAACGGTGATAGGGGTTATAGGTAAACTTGCCCCCCAGATAAATCTGATGATAGTCGGCTTCCCTGCAAAGATAGCTATAGGTCTGATAATAATCGCACTCGGCATGAATTACTTCTTTATTGCTTTTGAAAAGATACTCCTTCGTTATTTCGAAGAAATCGCTAATGTTATAAGGTTTTTTTAAATGGCAGACGAACAGGAAAAGACGGAAGACCCTACGGGGAAGAAACTTACTGATGCTAAAAACGAAGGAAACGTTGCCAAAAGCCGTGAACTCCCTGCTGCTGTGACACTGCTTCTCGTTACCTTTTTCTTCTACTATTACGGTCCATACCTGATGCACGGTCTGGCAAGGCTCATACGTGAAATCTTTATGATGACCAACTACGAAATAAACACTCAGAGTGCGCACAAGATAATGCTCTTCAGTATTATAGAATCTGCAAAACTTCTCGCTCCTTTTATGGCTCTCGTGCTTGTTGTCGGTGTAGCCTCTAATGTCCTCCAGACAGGCTTTATGTTCACACCGAAAGCACTTTCCGCAAAACTTGAAAGGATCGACCCTATCAAAGGTTTCGGCAGATTCTTCTCAAAAAAGAGCTTAGTGGAACTTATGAAGTCACTCTTTAAAGTTTTTGTAGTCACATATGTAGCGTACCTGATAGTAAAAAAACATATAGTAACTATTATATCCATGGCTGATATGGACTTTTACGACATATTTTCAGTATTCGGAAAAATCGTGTATGAGATAATGTGGAAGGTCAGTCTGCTCGCCCTATTCATGGCTCTGGCAGATTTCATTTTTCAGAAATACCAGTTCAAGCAGGATCTGAAAATGAGCAAACATGAAGTAAAAGAGGAACGGAAACAGGCAGAAGGGGATCCCCACGTTAAAGGACGTATCCGCAGTATACAGAGGGAAATGGCGAGAAAGCGCATGATGGACGATGTACCAAAATCTGATGTCGTGGTCACAAACCCGACACATTTCGCTGTGGCGCTGAAGTATTCACCCGGAGAAGACAGAGCCCCCGTCGTTATGGCAAAGGGGCAACGTCTGATGGCTCTCCGTATCAAAGAGATAGCAAAACAGTCAGGCATTCTCGTTCATGAAGACCCGCCCATTGCACGCTCTCTTTTCAAAACGGTTGACATAGGTGATGAAATACCGGAAAATCTGTATAAGGCAGTGGCGGAAATTCTTGCACTTGTGGATAAATTTAAACGCCCCACCAGATAACCGAAGCAGAATCCAACGCTTGATTAGAGGTAGAATATAAATGGCGGAAGAGACCACAGGGATCAAAGGCTTTTTTCAACAAAATGACGTTATGTTCTCCATCTTTTTCATAGGCATTATTGTCGTTATGGTGCTTCCTCTGCCTGCATTTCTTCTGGATATACTACTTACGATGAGCATAGCTCTTGCTATTGTTATCCTCATGGTTGCCATACACTCTGACGACCCGCTTAATTTCTCAACATTTCCATCGGTGCTCCTTATTGTCACACTTTTCAGACTTTCTCTGAACGTGGCAACCACCAGGACAATCCTTCTGCACGGAGCCGAAGGGGAAGAAGCAGCAGGACAGGTTATACGTTCATTCGGTCAGTTTGTCGTCGGCGGTAACTACGTTGTAGGTATTATCATCTTCCTGATACTCGTGCTCATAAACTTTATGGTTATCACAAAAGGTTCCGGACGTATCGCAGAAGTGGCAGCAAGATTCACTCTGGACGCTATGCCCGGTAAACAGATGGCTATCGATGCCGACCTCAACACAGGTCTCATCACTGAAGACGAAGCAAAAGCAAAACGGGAGAAAATACAAAAGGAAGCTGATTACTACGGAGCTATGGACGGTGCCAGCAAATTTGTCCGCGGTGACGCCATAGCAGGCATCATAATAACAGCTATCAACATCCTCGGCGGTCTTCTCATTGGTGTTTTTCAGCATGATATGCCGGCTGGAGAATCGGCCGCACGCTTTACTATACTTACTATCGGTGACGGTCTGGTGTCACAGATTCCGTCACTTATAATATCAACATCGGCAGGTCTCATCGTTTCCCGTGCTGGAGGGTCTGCGGATCTTTCAGGACAGCTTTTCACACAGCTTTTCTCCAGTACGAAAGTCCTTGGGATAGCCGGGGCAATCCTTCTGTTTTTCGCCCTTGTGCCCGGTCTTCCGAAAATATCTTTCATCTCCATTGCAGCACTGATGTTTTACCTCGTTTACATCTCTAAGGGGAAAAAGAATGAGCTTGAAAAGAAAGAGAAGGAAGAAGCAACCAAAGAAAAAGAACATAAGGATGTGCCGGAAGAGGAAGAGGTTAAAAATCTCCTTGAAATGGATCTGATGGAGCTTGAAATCGGCTTCGGGCTGATACCTCTGGTAGACACAAATCAGGGGGGCACACTGCTGAGCAGGATCAAAGCGATAAGACGACAGATTGCGCTTGAGATGGGTTTTATCGTCCCTCCGGTTCGCATACGGGACAACCTGCAGCTTGACGCAAACGGCTACAGCGTCATGCTAAAAAGTGTGCGTGTGGCGACAGGAACTATCTTTCCGGAAAAATACCTTATAATGAACCCTGAAGGCGACATTACAAAAATAGACGGCATACCCACCAAAGAACCCGCTTTCGGGCTTGAAGCAAAATGGGTGGATGAGCCGGTCAAAGACATAGCCGAGATGGAAGGGTATACAATTGTTGACCCGTCAACCGTTATTGCGACTCATCTCACAGAGATCATAAAGAAAAATGCCCACGAACTACTCGGCAGACAGGAAACACAGGAACTACTCGATAAGCTGAAGGAAAAATACCCGAAACTGGTGGATGATGTTATACCAAGCATTCTCGACCTGGGTACTGTGAACCGGGTGCTCCAGTCACTGCTTAAAGAGAGGGTTTCCATAAGGAACCTTCAGACTGTTATGGAAGTTCTGGCAACTTTCGGTATGCAGAATAAAAATCCTGATTACCTCATAGAAAAAGTGAGACTGACCCTTAAACGTCAGATAACAGAAGCAATGACATCAGCGGACGGCAGCTTGTATGTTTTCACACTTCCGTCAAAAATAGAACAAATGCTGGCAAGCAGCCTGCAAAACACTGACGACGGACAGGAGATAGTTATTGACCCGACATTGGCGCAGAAGATACTCTCTGGTATAATGAAAAAAACAGAGGAATGCGTGTCAAAAGGACTGCCACCCCTTATGATAATATCGCCTCCGATAAGACTGCCAATGAGGCGGTTTGTTGAAAAATTTGTTCCAAATGTCAATATTATGTCACATAATGAGATTAGTGAATCCGTAAGGATAGAGAGTCTTGGAATGCTGGAGATCGATCTATGAGAATCAAAAAGTACGAAGTTTTTGATATGAAAGAGGCGATGAAGCTGATTAAAGAGGAGCTTGGCCCTGATGCCATGATACTCTCCTCCCGCAAGGTCGTTAAAAATAACAGCCTCGGTCTCTTCTCGCGCCCTATCATAGAGGTCACAGCCGCCGTGGAAGACGATGACCGTGTCAAAAAAGGTAAGAAGTCCGTTGGCGTCAACTATGACCCGGCAAAAGAGGGGAATAACAAAGAGCAGAGCGGAGATCTGGACAGGATAGCCGAACTCATTAATACTCTCGGGCTAAACAGATTTGACTGCCTCATAAATGACATAACCGAAATTAAAAAACAGATGATGGAGATGAAATCCAGCCTGAAAGAAAACATTATGGTAGACCTCACAGGCCACATAAGAGAGTTCTACAACCTTATGGTTAAAAACGGCGTGGATGAAATCATAGCTTATAAATTTCTGAAAAAGATAGAAAAAAGGGCATCCCACGGGCTTACACCCAACCAGATAAGAAACCTCGTGACTCAGCTTATGTCAGAGCTGATACCCGTTGAAAAGGATTATTTCTCTTCTATAAACAAAAAAGTTCTCGCCCTCGTGGGTCCCACAGGCGTGGGCAAGACAACGACTATAGCAAAGATTGCGGCAAACCTGAGCCTTAAGATGAATAAGTCAGTTGCGCTGATAACAGTGGATAACTTCCGTATAGGCGCAGTGGAGCAGCTCCGGACATACGCCGAGATAGTTGACATCCCTCTGCGTGTGGCGTCTACCCCGACAGAGCTTGAACGCATTATCTACGAATGCCGTGACTACGACTATGTTTTTGTAGACTCCATGGGGAGAAGCCAGTTTGACGACAGCCAGATTGGCGACCTGCTGAAGTTTATGGAAGTCAGTCCCCTTGTGAAGGTTGCTCTGGTTATGTCCATGAGCAGTAATCATCAGGAGATGGCGGACACTTACGACAGATATTCCAAACTTTTACCGGAGTATCTTATATTTACAAAACTCGATGAAACAAAATATTTTGGTCCTCTTGTCAATCTGCCGATAAAGAAGAAAACACCGTTAATGCTTCTGGCAGGTGGACAAAACGTACCAGATGATATGGAAGTTCCGGATGGCAAGAAGATTGCTGGTAAGATCCTCAAAGAGATACCGGCCTTGTGGAGTGATAAATGACAGATCAGGCTCACAGCCTGCGCAGAAAGGCTTGGGAACAGCACAGAAAGGCTACTTATATCTCTGTCTCGTCCGGTAAAGGCGGGGTGGGGAAAACGAATTTTGCGGTAAACCTTGCCTGTCTGCTCTCACAGCTTGGGAAAAAAGTTCTTGTGTTCGATGCCGATTTAGGGCTGGCAAATGTGGATATCCTGCTTAATATCAGTGTGTCCGCCTCCATCAGAAAATATCTGACCGGAGAGGTGGGACTTAATGATATAATAAAGAAGGATAACTATGGGGTGGACATCATCCCTGCCTCCAGCGGCTTTGTTGAGCTTTCCAGTCTGCCGGACGAAGAGCACGAAAAGCTGATTGATATCTTTGTACTGCTCGATTCGCAGTATGACTATATCCTGTTTGACACTGGTGCAGGTATCTCGGAAAACGTTATACGGTTCACGTCCATTGCTGATCTGGTTGTTGTTTTGACAGTTCCAGAGCCCACAGCCATTACGGATGCATACGCCTTTATGAAGGTTGTTCACTTTCAGTACGGTATAGAAAACATCCAGTTTGTGCTGAACAGGGTAGACGATGTTCAGGGAGTGAAGGGGATATTTGAAAGTATGAAAAATGTCGCTAGAAAATTCCTTAATGTCGAGCTGGAGTTCCTCGGATACCTACGGGAGGACAAAGCGCTTATAAAATCTGTCAAATCACAGAAGCCAGCATGTATCCTGACTCCGAACTGCCCTTACGTTAAAGACCTTCTGGCGATAGCAAGAAAGATCACAGGGCAGTCAAACGGCACAGCAGGGGATGAGAAGAAGAATTTTGTATCACTCCTGAAAGGGGTGTTCAAGTGAGCCGGCACGACAGGGGGTATGTATGAATTTTTCTTACAGAGAACTTGCACTACTGCTTGCTACTGTTACTTTTATGTTGTCATTTGTGATGAAATTCCTCATATATGATGTAAAATTGACTTATATCGGCAGAGACATTATAATGTTTTTCGTTGTCTATCTGATAGCAAAGAACCTTTTTTTTATGATCGACAAGCTGATAATTAACTACAGGAAAATAATGTGACAGGCTACGGTGCGGCAGCCGGCAGTAACAGATTCAGCCGGGAAGAAAAAGACAAGATTATTCTGGAGTTCATGCCCAGGATCAAATCATGGGTACTGCGCATCAGTACCACCTTGCCCGACACCGTGGACGTGGACGACCTTTACTCTTCCGCCTGTCTGGGGCTTATTGAGTCACTTGAACGTTTTGACAAAGACAGAAATGTAAACTTTTACACCTTTGGCGAAAGACGTATCAAAG
This window of the Denitrovibrio acetiphilus DSM 12809 genome carries:
- the flhB gene encoding flagellar biosynthesis protein FlhB, translating into MADEQEKTEDPTGKKLTDAKNEGNVAKSRELPAAVTLLLVTFFFYYYGPYLMHGLARLIREIFMMTNYEINTQSAHKIMLFSIIESAKLLAPFMALVLVVGVASNVLQTGFMFTPKALSAKLERIDPIKGFGRFFSKKSLVELMKSLFKVFVVTYVAYLIVKKHIVTIISMADMDFYDIFSVFGKIVYEIMWKVSLLALFMALADFIFQKYQFKQDLKMSKHEVKEERKQAEGDPHVKGRIRSIQREMARKRMMDDVPKSDVVVTNPTHFAVALKYSPGEDRAPVVMAKGQRLMALRIKEIAKQSGILVHEDPPIARSLFKTVDIGDEIPENLYKAVAEILALVDKFKRPTR
- a CDS encoding sensor histidine kinase, producing MKNDFLEVLVEISEKMNSMFEIHNLLPAIINIAKEYLDVKRISLMLIEDDVLKMYAHAGFDVEYSDVSLRLGEGIAGKVAKTGVEVMVNHTEGTCKEMGYEASSFMSVPLKKSDKVLGVLNLTDKEGDYFNETDVKVARYIASQCALGVERFNIYRDMRKSENLRVVGMLNSSIAHDIKNLLNIVQSYLELMDMEEGLNPEMREYIDAIHSEVKRIHGLTLDLLDFSRQRVTINIETFRISELFTEIAKHANIMTKDTDIVVEVTALDDLTMKVDRGKIFRVIFNLVSNAIDALGCSGKVRLTAEQDSDFCVFRVRDTGKGVPKEHLAKLFQPFFSSGKHKGTGLGLAIVQMIVEAHNGTIEVDSAEGLYTEFTVRIPYNYESFKELHK
- the flhA gene encoding flagellar biosynthesis protein FlhA, whose protein sequence is MAEETTGIKGFFQQNDVMFSIFFIGIIVVMVLPLPAFLLDILLTMSIALAIVILMVAIHSDDPLNFSTFPSVLLIVTLFRLSLNVATTRTILLHGAEGEEAAGQVIRSFGQFVVGGNYVVGIIIFLILVLINFMVITKGSGRIAEVAARFTLDAMPGKQMAIDADLNTGLITEDEAKAKREKIQKEADYYGAMDGASKFVRGDAIAGIIITAINILGGLLIGVFQHDMPAGESAARFTILTIGDGLVSQIPSLIISTSAGLIVSRAGGSADLSGQLFTQLFSSTKVLGIAGAILLFFALVPGLPKISFISIAALMFYLVYISKGKKNELEKKEKEEATKEKEHKDVPEEEEVKNLLEMDLMELEIGFGLIPLVDTNQGGTLLSRIKAIRRQIALEMGFIVPPVRIRDNLQLDANGYSVMLKSVRVATGTIFPEKYLIMNPEGDITKIDGIPTKEPAFGLEAKWVDEPVKDIAEMEGYTIVDPSTVIATHLTEIIKKNAHELLGRQETQELLDKLKEKYPKLVDDVIPSILDLGTVNRVLQSLLKERVSIRNLQTVMEVLATFGMQNKNPDYLIEKVRLTLKRQITEAMTSADGSLYVFTLPSKIEQMLASSLQNTDDGQEIVIDPTLAQKILSGIMKKTEECVSKGLPPLMIISPPIRLPMRRFVEKFVPNVNIMSHNEISESVRIESLGMLEIDL
- a CDS encoding MinD/ParA family protein, with translation MTDQAHSLRRKAWEQHRKATYISVSSGKGGVGKTNFAVNLACLLSQLGKKVLVFDADLGLANVDILLNISVSASIRKYLTGEVGLNDIIKKDNYGVDIIPASSGFVELSSLPDEEHEKLIDIFVLLDSQYDYILFDTGAGISENVIRFTSIADLVVVLTVPEPTAITDAYAFMKVVHFQYGIENIQFVLNRVDDVQGVKGIFESMKNVARKFLNVELEFLGYLREDKALIKSVKSQKPACILTPNCPYVKDLLAIARKITGQSNGTAGDEKKNFVSLLKGVFK
- the fliR gene encoding flagellar biosynthetic protein FliR, whose product is MFEFLYYTDTFVSFLMAVARIGAILFTVPVFGSNVIKPQIRFVLAILIAMVIFPSLEAMPYGNLPTGIIIVMVFKEILVGVCIGILSNFLFIGAQLGGQIVGLQMGFSVVNVMDPQSNTQLSIISSFLNIGMLLFFIAVGGHYLVLGAIAESFRSIPIGGAEINPIAFNYIAKLFSYIFLIAIKIMAPAIITLLIFSTVIGVIGKLAPQINLMIVGFPAKIAIGLIIIALGMNYFFIAFEKILLRYFEEIANVIRFF
- the mqnC gene encoding cyclic dehypoxanthinyl futalosine synthase, with translation MKRLSFDEGAALLRDADLLELGRLADEARKELHPEGVVTFVIDRNINYSNICTCKCSFCAFYRSVDDKDAYVMDKDTLRQKIEETKALGGTQILLQGGLHPDLPIEFYEDMLRFMKELGVWVHGFSAPEVHHIAKLSGLSVEQAIKRLTAAGLDSIPGAGAEILIDEERKKISPNKISVDKWLAVMDTAHKLGMKTTATMMFKKEDGPEKIIEHLDRIRKQQDSSGGFTAFIPWPFQPDNTELGGGHVTAVEYLRVLAISRLYLDNVPNIQVSWVTQGPKTGQTALYFGGNDFGSLMIEENVVAACGASFRMSVDEIKNTIDRAGFRPAQRDMEYNILRYLD
- the flhF gene encoding flagellar biosynthesis protein FlhF — protein: MRIKKYEVFDMKEAMKLIKEELGPDAMILSSRKVVKNNSLGLFSRPIIEVTAAVEDDDRVKKGKKSVGVNYDPAKEGNNKEQSGDLDRIAELINTLGLNRFDCLINDITEIKKQMMEMKSSLKENIMVDLTGHIREFYNLMVKNGVDEIIAYKFLKKIEKRASHGLTPNQIRNLVTQLMSELIPVEKDYFSSINKKVLALVGPTGVGKTTTIAKIAANLSLKMNKSVALITVDNFRIGAVEQLRTYAEIVDIPLRVASTPTELERIIYECRDYDYVFVDSMGRSQFDDSQIGDLLKFMEVSPLVKVALVMSMSSNHQEMADTYDRYSKLLPEYLIFTKLDETKYFGPLVNLPIKKKTPLMLLAGGQNVPDDMEVPDGKKIAGKILKEIPALWSDK